One window from the genome of Fulvivirga lutea encodes:
- a CDS encoding sulfite exporter TauE/SafE family protein: MDNTLLLVVFFFLIAIFYSSVGFGGGSSYLALLVLAGIDLFVLRSTALMCNIIVVSSGTFIFYQEGYLNVKRTLPIIIASVPMAFLGGYLPLSAEFIFILLGFTLLIASILLWIKPYNHSEKNEDDFTRKQSTGVGIGGVIGFISGMVGIGGGIFLSPVLNLINWSKPKRVAAMASFFILVNSLAGLIGQWMQHPPYLDLEWSWPLLVAVLLGGQIGSRLAVQKFSHGTVKRTTAVLVFIASLKILNDHLFGF, translated from the coding sequence ATGGATAATACACTTTTACTAGTTGTCTTCTTTTTTTTAATCGCCATATTTTACTCGTCCGTTGGCTTTGGAGGAGGGTCTTCTTACTTGGCACTTCTGGTTTTAGCTGGAATTGACCTTTTTGTCTTAAGATCAACTGCATTAATGTGCAATATTATAGTTGTATCCAGCGGCACATTTATATTCTATCAGGAAGGGTATTTGAATGTTAAGCGTACACTCCCCATAATTATTGCCAGTGTGCCCATGGCATTTTTGGGTGGCTACCTTCCGTTATCAGCAGAATTTATTTTCATACTATTAGGATTTACATTATTAATAGCCTCCATTTTACTTTGGATAAAGCCATACAACCACTCTGAAAAAAACGAAGATGATTTCACCCGAAAGCAGTCAACAGGTGTGGGAATTGGTGGTGTAATTGGGTTTATATCCGGAATGGTAGGTATTGGTGGTGGTATATTTCTGTCGCCAGTACTCAACTTAATTAATTGGAGTAAACCGAAAAGAGTAGCAGCTATGGCTAGCTTTTTCATTCTGGTAAACTCACTTGCAGGATTAATTGGCCAATGGATGCAGCACCCACCTTACCTTGATTTGGAATGGTCATGGCCTTTACTTGTGGCAGTACTGTTAGGCGGGCAAATAGGTTCCAGACTAGCTGTTCAAAAATTTTCTCATGGAACAGTAAAAAGAACAACAGCAGTGCTTGTATTTATTGCCAGCCTAAAAATCCTTAATGATCATTTGTTTGGGTTTTAG
- the moaA gene encoding GTP 3',8-cyclase MoaA: MLIDKFGRKITYARISVTDRCNLRCFYCMPAEGINYSPRKDLLSYEEIIRLGKILGKNGVSKIRITGGEPFARKDLIDCLRSLKQIVGIEEVHVTTNAVLIAPFIHDLASIGIDSINVSLDTTDSARFYEITRRDEFEAVWNNLHALIDCGIPTKVNIVVMKGINEGDIIPMANLSKTLPISIRYIEEMPFNGSEVKHEVITYSEIQERLNSVYPNIERLTEKPGSTSMKFKIPGSKGDIGIIAAYSRTFCNDCNRIRITSKGELRNCLYDHSGISLRDLLRENISDAKLIEEIQAHLNKKMANGFEAENNRSEVSYESMSIIGG; this comes from the coding sequence ATGCTAATTGATAAATTCGGTAGGAAAATTACGTACGCACGCATTAGTGTCACCGATCGATGTAATCTGAGGTGTTTCTATTGTATGCCAGCCGAAGGCATCAATTATTCACCAAGAAAAGATTTACTCTCTTACGAGGAAATCATTCGGCTAGGTAAAATTTTAGGTAAAAATGGAGTTTCAAAAATCCGAATTACAGGTGGCGAACCATTTGCCAGAAAGGATTTAATTGATTGCCTGCGATCGCTTAAGCAAATTGTAGGGATTGAAGAAGTGCATGTTACCACTAATGCAGTTTTGATAGCTCCTTTTATACATGATTTAGCTTCGATTGGCATCGACTCCATCAATGTAAGCCTTGACACAACAGACAGTGCTAGATTTTATGAAATTACGCGAAGAGATGAGTTTGAAGCAGTTTGGAACAACCTACATGCATTAATTGATTGTGGAATTCCTACTAAAGTAAACATAGTTGTGATGAAAGGAATTAATGAGGGTGATATTATTCCGATGGCCAACCTTTCAAAAACACTACCAATTTCCATTAGATATATTGAAGAAATGCCTTTTAATGGTTCTGAAGTTAAACATGAAGTGATCACTTATTCAGAAATACAAGAACGACTTAATTCTGTATATCCAAATATTGAAAGGCTAACTGAAAAACCAGGAAGTACTTCCATGAAATTCAAAATACCAGGTTCTAAAGGCGATATTGGCATTATCGCTGCTTACTCCAGAACCTTTTGCAATGATTGTAATAGAATTAGAATAACATCTAAAGGCGAGCTTCGAAATTGTCTTTATGATCATTCGGGGATAAGTTTAAGAGATTTATTGCGCGAAAACATCTCTGACGCAAAATTGATCGAAGAAATACAGGCGCATTTGAATAAGAAAATGGCTAATGGTTTTGAAGCAGAGAATAATCGATCGGAAGTTTCTTACGAATCAATGTCAATAATTGGAGGCTGA
- the moaD gene encoding molybdopterin converting factor subunit 1, with protein sequence MKLNVLLFGVTKEIIGESPQQIEIQGETVKDLRDHLLNNYSKLSGLNSLMIAVNNEYAENDLQLKESDEIALIPPVSGG encoded by the coding sequence ATGAAATTGAATGTGCTACTGTTTGGTGTTACCAAAGAAATAATAGGCGAGAGTCCTCAACAAATTGAGATTCAGGGAGAAACGGTTAAGGACTTGAGAGATCATTTACTAAATAACTATTCAAAACTGAGCGGTCTGAATTCTTTGATGATTGCAGTAAATAATGAGTACGCAGAGAATGATCTTCAATTAAAAGAGTCGGACGAAATTGCTCTTATACCACCTGTGAGTGGAGGCTGA
- a CDS encoding molybdenum cofactor biosynthesis protein MoaE: MIRITEDTLDINAITNEVIDPACGGIDVFVGTVRNQTKGKEVTHLFFETYESMAISEMNKIASLIKEKWPVQKISIHHRVGRVEIGEVVVVIAVSSPHRKEAFEACQFAIDTLKNTVPIWKKEFLKDGEVWVSAYP, encoded by the coding sequence ATGATACGAATTACAGAAGATACACTTGATATTAATGCAATAACTAATGAAGTTATTGATCCTGCATGTGGTGGAATTGACGTGTTTGTTGGTACAGTAAGAAACCAGACAAAAGGCAAAGAAGTGACCCATCTATTCTTTGAAACTTACGAGTCGATGGCTATTTCTGAAATGAATAAAATTGCTTCGTTAATTAAGGAAAAGTGGCCTGTTCAGAAGATTTCAATTCATCATAGAGTTGGTAGGGTAGAGATTGGCGAAGTTGTGGTTGTTATTGCAGTTTCGTCTCCACATAGAAAAGAGGCATTCGAGGCATGTCAGTTTGCTATTGATACTTTAAAGAATACAGTACCTATTTGGAAAAAAGAGTTTTTGAAAGATGGTGAAGTGTGGGTATCAGCGTATCCGTGA
- a CDS encoding molybdenum cofactor guanylyltransferase encodes MKKPEEKVISKDRVNGLVLMGGQSSRMGEDKAFLKIYNKPLFEIAHDLLTEFCDQVYISCHEDQGKMIPKNFNLIVDSESFNGPISGIRQAFAKEITNWLILPCDMPFLTKNSIEKLLMDTNKNDVVCASDASGQINPLVGLYKSTCSEKLKKYSGNSPKEFVKLVSFGAIPFSAKELVNLNRPEDWDRINYSLKKSSF; translated from the coding sequence TTGAAAAAACCGGAGGAAAAAGTGATTTCAAAAGATCGCGTTAACGGACTTGTTTTGATGGGAGGCCAAAGCTCTCGAATGGGGGAAGACAAAGCATTCTTGAAAATTTATAACAAGCCTCTTTTTGAAATTGCTCATGACCTGCTAACCGAATTTTGTGATCAAGTTTATATTTCTTGTCATGAAGATCAGGGTAAAATGATTCCTAAAAATTTCAACTTAATTGTAGATAGCGAATCGTTCAACGGCCCGATAAGCGGTATCAGGCAAGCGTTTGCAAAAGAGATTACTAATTGGTTGATTTTACCTTGTGATATGCCCTTTCTGACAAAGAATTCTATTGAAAAGCTTCTAATGGATACGAACAAAAATGATGTTGTTTGTGCTTCTGATGCTTCAGGGCAAATCAATCCACTTGTAGGTCTTTATAAAAGTACTTGTAGTGAGAAGCTCAAGAAATATTCAGGCAATAGTCCAAAGGAGTTTGTGAAGCTGGTTAGTTTTGGGGCAATACCTTTTAGTGCTAAAGAATTGGTGAATTTGAATCGACCGGAGGATTGGGATAGGATTAATTATTCATTGAAAAAATCGTCATTCTGA
- the moaC gene encoding cyclic pyranopterin monophosphate synthase MoaC, translating into MSNGKLTHLDEDGNPKMVDVSDKVETKRIAVAQAILYLPDEVVAAFDQNNEIVTKKGSVTQTSIIAGVMGAKKTSELIPFCHQLNLTNCKIDIRRDKNELVITCTASCLGQTGVEMEALTGASIAALTVYDMCKALSHDIVIKETRLIEKTGGKSDFKRSR; encoded by the coding sequence ATGAGTAATGGAAAATTAACACATCTGGATGAAGATGGGAACCCAAAGATGGTGGATGTTTCTGATAAAGTTGAAACTAAGCGTATTGCAGTTGCTCAAGCTATCTTATATCTGCCAGATGAAGTTGTAGCAGCATTTGATCAAAATAATGAGATAGTCACAAAAAAAGGATCCGTTACACAGACAAGCATTATCGCTGGTGTAATGGGTGCAAAAAAAACGTCTGAGCTCATTCCATTTTGCCATCAGTTAAACCTTACCAATTGTAAAATTGATATCAGGAGGGATAAAAATGAACTGGTTATTACATGCACAGCATCATGTCTGGGGCAAACTGGAGTGGAAATGGAAGCGCTGACAGGTGCCAGCATTGCTGCTTTAACCGTGTATGATATGTGCAAAGCATTATCGCATGATATTGTCATCAAAGAAACCCGATTAATTGAAAAAACCGGAGGAAAAAGTGATTTCAAAAGATCGCGTTAA
- a CDS encoding molybdopterin molybdotransferase MoeA gives MISVQEAVNIIQSNLAKPEIIEVSFKEAVGKVLAEPISADRDFPPFDRVMMDGIAINYDRYNSGQSMFNVEATQLAGAPRLTLRQADNCLEVMTGAMLPKGVDTVIRYEDVTIVGNKAVVNDIEIFKGQNIHNQGQDIEKDHIIIKPSTLITPAEIGVITTVGKEKVKVYKPLKFAIISTGDELVPVEDEPKEYQIRQSNSHVFKSSLDQIGMDAQVFHIVDDKETLKGRIKDILEEFDALILSGGVSKGKSDFVPEVLEELGVTKHFHRVAQRPGKPFWFGTVKNKSVFALPGNPVSTFLCFNKYILPWLRKSYRLEEKIQLAQLEEDFSFKPDLTYFLQVKVNNEKGMLKATPVKGQGSGDLANLVLADGFIELPPDKYDFKAGELFPLIPYRRLD, from the coding sequence ATGATATCGGTACAAGAAGCAGTTAACATTATTCAATCCAATTTGGCAAAGCCTGAAATTATTGAAGTTTCATTTAAGGAGGCTGTTGGTAAGGTTTTAGCAGAGCCAATTTCTGCTGATAGAGACTTTCCTCCCTTCGATAGAGTAATGATGGATGGAATAGCCATAAACTATGATCGATATAATTCAGGTCAGAGCATGTTTAATGTTGAAGCTACACAATTGGCAGGTGCACCGCGTTTGACATTAAGGCAAGCCGATAATTGTTTGGAGGTAATGACGGGTGCCATGTTGCCAAAAGGAGTTGATACCGTTATTCGATATGAAGATGTAACCATTGTAGGCAACAAAGCAGTAGTCAATGATATTGAAATTTTCAAAGGACAGAATATTCATAACCAAGGTCAGGATATTGAAAAGGATCATATAATAATAAAGCCGAGCACACTTATTACACCTGCAGAAATTGGCGTAATTACAACAGTAGGGAAGGAAAAAGTGAAAGTTTACAAGCCTTTAAAGTTTGCAATTATTTCTACTGGTGATGAATTGGTGCCTGTTGAAGATGAGCCTAAAGAATATCAAATAAGGCAATCAAATTCGCATGTTTTTAAATCCAGTCTCGACCAAATTGGCATGGACGCTCAGGTGTTTCATATAGTTGATGATAAAGAGACATTAAAAGGCAGAATAAAAGATATCCTAGAGGAATTTGATGCATTAATTCTGAGTGGTGGAGTATCCAAAGGGAAAAGTGATTTTGTACCTGAAGTATTGGAGGAGTTGGGTGTAACAAAACATTTTCATCGGGTCGCTCAACGGCCAGGTAAGCCATTCTGGTTTGGTACCGTAAAAAATAAGTCAGTATTTGCTCTTCCCGGCAATCCTGTTTCTACCTTTTTGTGTTTTAATAAATACATTTTACCCTGGTTAAGGAAGAGTTATCGATTGGAAGAAAAAATTCAATTAGCTCAATTGGAGGAAGATTTCAGCTTTAAGCCTGATCTTACATATTTCCTTCAGGTAAAAGTGAATAACGAAAAAGGCATGCTAAAAGCTACGCCAGTTAAAGGGCAAGGCTCGGGAGATCTTGCCAATCTTGTGTTGGCAGATGGGTTTATAGAACTTCCTCCAGACAAGTATGATTTTAAAGCTGGGGAGTTGTTTCCACTTATACCTTACCGAAGGTTAGATTAA
- the ffh gene encoding signal recognition particle protein, whose amino-acid sequence MFDNLSLKLDKAFKTLKGQGSITEVNVATTMKEIRRALIDADVNYKVAKDVTDEIKEKALGQDVLTAVSPGQLLTKITNDELTQLMGGSHEDINIKGSPAVILISGLQGSGKTTFSGKLANMLKKQGNTVMLAACDIYRPAAIDQLKVLGEQIGVEVYAEPENKNAVQIANNAIKAAKDGGKKVLIVDTAGRLAVDEEMMNEISDLKKALDPSETLFVVDSMTGQDAVNTAKTFNERLNFDGVVLTKLDGDTRGGAAISIRRVVEKPIKFISHGEKMEAIDKFHPDRMANRILGMGDVVSLVEKAQQNFDEEEARRLNKKIRKNQFDFDDFLSQLEQIKKMGNIKDLMGMIPGMGKALKDIDVDDDSFKPIEAIIRSMTTEERATPDIINGSRRARIAKGSGTSVQQVNNLIKQFGDMRKMMKTMNKMGGGKRGLAALNPFGR is encoded by the coding sequence ATGTTTGATAATTTAAGTTTAAAGTTAGATAAAGCGTTTAAAACGCTAAAAGGGCAGGGTAGTATTACAGAGGTGAACGTGGCCACTACGATGAAAGAAATTCGTAGAGCGCTTATTGATGCCGATGTGAACTATAAAGTGGCTAAAGATGTCACTGATGAGATAAAAGAAAAAGCGTTAGGTCAAGATGTACTTACGGCAGTTTCTCCTGGTCAGCTTTTAACGAAGATTACAAACGATGAGCTAACCCAACTGATGGGTGGTAGCCATGAGGATATCAATATTAAAGGCAGCCCTGCCGTTATTTTGATATCAGGTTTACAGGGTTCTGGTAAAACTACATTTTCCGGTAAGTTGGCTAACATGCTTAAAAAGCAGGGCAATACAGTGATGCTTGCGGCATGTGATATTTACCGTCCTGCAGCCATTGACCAGTTAAAGGTGTTGGGTGAGCAGATAGGAGTAGAGGTGTATGCTGAGCCTGAAAACAAGAATGCTGTACAAATTGCAAACAATGCCATAAAAGCAGCCAAAGATGGTGGTAAGAAAGTTCTGATTGTCGATACGGCTGGTCGTTTGGCAGTAGATGAGGAGATGATGAACGAAATCTCCGATCTAAAAAAAGCGCTTGATCCTTCTGAAACACTTTTTGTAGTGGATTCAATGACTGGTCAGGATGCGGTAAACACTGCTAAAACTTTTAATGAGCGCCTAAATTTTGATGGAGTTGTATTAACCAAATTAGATGGTGATACTCGTGGTGGTGCTGCAATTTCTATTAGAAGGGTTGTAGAGAAGCCTATCAAGTTTATCTCACACGGTGAGAAAATGGAGGCCATTGATAAGTTCCACCCGGACAGGATGGCCAATAGAATCCTTGGTATGGGTGATGTGGTTTCATTAGTAGAGAAAGCACAGCAGAACTTTGACGAAGAAGAGGCTAGAAGGCTGAACAAGAAGATTAGAAAGAATCAGTTTGATTTTGACGATTTCTTATCTCAGTTAGAGCAGATAAAGAAAATGGGTAACATCAAAGATTTGATGGGTATGATCCCTGGTATGGGTAAGGCCTTGAAAGACATTGATGTGGATGATGACTCATTTAAGCCGATAGAAGCAATTATTAGATCTATGACTACTGAAGAACGGGCTACTCCGGATATTATCAACGGAAGCCGAAGAGCTCGTATAGCAAAAGGTAGTGGCACTTCTGTTCAGCAAGTGAATAACCTTATCAAACAGTTTGGTGATATGCGCAAAATGATGAAAACCATGAACAAAATGGGTGGTGGTAAAAGAGGGCTTGCTGCGTTGAATCCGTTTGGGAGGTAA
- a CDS encoding HAEPLYID family protein, with protein sequence MKKLLALIIVLAASINSIAQVSNFEKDSIYIQQVEDHTEPDKVLHAEPLYIDLIRDLGARKGEKEWNLGLGLTDNLKFDSYEALIEYEWAPIDRLGLEVELPFTFYSPVNGTEKDSVPSNQLNSIKIAAQWSFFVNEPMATSMAIGYINEFELSDFRTFGNPFFKGNVYNPFLVVAKRWGNNFHSLIYTGPMIEQNFKTNKFHTTYDINTSFHYMITGTRNFIGIEFNKTFDHSDFDMTIRPQMRLGIADNLLIGIVAGIPVSRENQRLSSFVRLIWEPNH encoded by the coding sequence ATGAAAAAATTATTAGCGCTAATAATCGTATTAGCTGCATCAATAAATTCAATTGCTCAGGTATCTAATTTTGAAAAGGATAGTATATACATACAACAAGTGGAAGATCATACAGAACCTGATAAGGTTTTACATGCTGAACCACTTTACATTGACTTAATACGTGATTTAGGTGCACGAAAAGGTGAGAAAGAATGGAACCTAGGTTTAGGTTTAACTGATAATTTAAAGTTTGACTCATACGAAGCCTTGATAGAATACGAATGGGCACCTATTGATAGATTGGGACTGGAAGTGGAGCTGCCATTTACATTTTATTCGCCAGTAAATGGAACGGAAAAAGACTCTGTTCCATCTAATCAATTGAATAGTATTAAAATAGCAGCTCAATGGTCATTCTTTGTGAATGAACCTATGGCCACCTCAATGGCAATTGGTTATATCAATGAGTTTGAGTTGTCAGACTTTAGAACTTTTGGAAACCCCTTTTTTAAGGGTAATGTTTATAATCCATTCTTAGTAGTTGCCAAACGTTGGGGGAATAATTTTCATTCGTTGATTTACACAGGACCAATGATTGAGCAAAATTTCAAAACAAATAAATTCCATACGACTTATGACATAAATACTAGTTTTCATTACATGATAACAGGAACACGAAATTTTATTGGAATTGAGTTCAATAAAACTTTTGATCATTCCGATTTTGATATGACAATAAGGCCTCAAATGCGTTTAGGAATTGCAGACAACCTGTTGATTGGAATTGTGGCTGGAATTCCGGTAAGCCGTGAAAATCAAAGACTTAGTTCTTTTGTAAGATTAATATGGGAACCGAACCACTAG